The DNA region tgcttggtaaaaacatcttgtttgagatgggtttatcctttgctctaagtcataaaaaccccttttAACTAACACACCTTTTgcttccttggttatccagtaaaactggctcagcaattcttttcttctatataaaaacttgctttcatttctattccttcttcagattcgacattcaaaaatctttctgctaagcacacatatctgtgagtctttcttgtcaaactttcatccttcccagcaGTCTGgaagcctggcagtgccctgctcagagcaggctcCCTGTGCATGCCCAGGAGTGCAGGGCAGCTGAACACTCAGCCTGGGGTCCCCCGGGACTCCCAAGGCCTTGGGAGGAGAGAAAAGCTCTTGAGCAAGTGGCTGACACAGTCACCCTCTGGGTTCTGACTGCAGGGGACAAAGAAAGAGTGGGGACAGGGTCTGTGCTGAATCTTTCTGCTGATTTTCAGTTTTATCCCCAGTACTACGTaacctggcagtgctgcaggtgAAGCCAGATCTTCAGCCTTGGAGGAGCTGGATGGAGCTTTAGGGCAGGGGGAAGCCCCCAATTTCAGGAGCTTAGGGgatgtaggcacacagtttgtggtgattggggtggggctgagccccagtgggcacagctgtgagcagcaggtgagcagcactgacagcaacgagccatggagtgctcaggggcactgaccaaccaccaaggggaacagagggcacacaggggcagggcatcaacaggaggggacaaaaggctgggctgaagaacaagaagggccaatgcttgaagccttctgaagtggTGAGGTGTTGCTCTGTATGGGCTGAAGCTTTCTGAAGTTGCATGGTGATATTCTGTGTATGGTGGCTGTCTCAACTGTGACAAGTGCTGTGGCATAGGGACACATCCCTGCCACAGAGCAGAGCTTGTCCACCctgggctgctggcagggagCCTCTGGAGTGCTGCCTGTGTGGGGACAAAGCCCCTGCCTGTCCCTCCTCTGCCTGGGCTGccacaaagctgctgctgctgctgagcacttgGGCCAAGCTGTTGGTGTGTTCCATGGGATGGAGACACTAGATAGGGATGGAGGGGTCTTTAGGTAGGGATGGAGGCTGTAGAATCTCTTTGGCTACTTCTTGGGGAGCAGCAGGTCACTTGCAAACAGCCTCGAGACCTGCTGGCAAATATTCATGGAGCTGAGCCTGTTTTGGGGTCTTGTTTCCTCCACAAAGCAGGAATTGCTTTCCCTCATGGCGCCCATCTGTCTCCCCCAGGGAACAACCACAACATAGACAGTGTGATATACAGGTGGAACCCCAGGACGGGGCTGTTTGAAACCAACCAGACCATTCCTACCTCTGGAGCCTACGACTGGGAGTTCTTCACCATTGGGCCATATTCCTTCCTGGCTGTGGCCAACACATTCAATGGCACCTCCACCAGGATCTACTCACACATCTACATCTGGCTCAGGGGCTCCTTCCAGCTCTTCCAGTCCATCCTGGTAAGGCTTGGCCCCTGCTCCTCTGTGTTTGGACAGGGCAGCCACATGCAGCTCCTCACGGCCTCCTTCCCCACAGACGTTTGGTGCAGCTGACTGGGAGGTTTTCCACATTGGGGACAGAGTGTTCCTGGCCGTGGCCAACAGCCACAGCTATGACAGCGGCATGCCAGCACCCTCCAACTTCTATGCCATCAACTCCTCCATCTATGAGCTGAACGTCACGGCCCAGATGTTTGTTAAATTCCAGGACCTTCTCACCTACAGGTACCTGGGCAAGGGTTCAGGGTGCTCCTTGGTCCTTCCCCTGAGCACCCCAAAGgtatcatggaatcccagaatggtttgggtgggaatggtccttaaatcccatctcattccatccccaccatgggcagggacaccttccactaccccaggtggctccaagccctgtcctgcctggccttggacacttccagggatccaggggctgccacagcttctctgggcacctgtgccagggcttcttcTCTTTCAGTGTAAAACTGCACTTGCCTATCTCCTGGAGGGTTCCTgcaggcttcacactcccaggGCCTGAGGCTGGTGGGGAGGGTGTTGGGTGATGGCTCCTTGGCACCAAACCCCagtgggagctgggagaagggCCTAGCTTTGGGAATGAGGGTGGATTTCTTTCAGGAGCAGCCTGGGGGAAAGAGCAGGGCTTTTTATGTGTCAGAGACTGGGGTGGGGTGGCCACATGGAGGTCATCTCACCTGTCCCTCTGCCCattccctccccagtgccctggaTTGGGAGTTCTTCTCGGTGGGAGACGACTCTTTCCTGGTGGTGGCCAACTCCTTCGATGGCTTCACCTTCTCTGTCAACAGCATCATCTACAGGTACTGCACAGggcgggctgggggctgctgccacAGGAACAACCCTGGGCAcaccctgctgcacctgcccagggagggtggGCAGGATCATTCCCTGTTtccaggcagggatgggacatcccgcCCTGGACCATGGCATCCCCGTGGcaccctgccctccctgtgcagGTGGCAGGGCTACGAGGGCTTCGTGGCAGCGCACCAGCTGCCCACGGTGGGCTGCCGGGACTGGGAGGCGTTCCACACCGCCGAGGGCTCCTTCCTGCTCTACTCCAGCGCCAGGGAGCCGCTCTCCAAGGTGCTCAGGCTGAAAACCACCTGAGGCAGCCGAGACACGCCCGGCCCGTCGcgggagagggacacagagcccggGAATGGCCGCAGCATCAGAGCAtcagccgggcaggggctgctgcgggaaaggaggaagaggaggagggagctCCAGGCTCTCTGCAGCCTTGTCCAGGGGCTGTTTCTCCTGGGAAAGCTCTGCCACCACCATGTCCTAGCCAAGGTTGTGGAGCGTGGGTGCATCCCCTGGCTTAGCAGAACCGTGGTTCCAGGCAATTTCCAGTGCCCAGGAGGGACCCAgagcctgcacaaaggcagggaaGGAAGAGGCGGAGCAggtcaggagctgctgggctgggtgcGTGGCACAGGGGAGTAAACACGTGAGAAATTGTGGGGGAACGGTGTGTCCAGGCTtggctctgcctgcctgggctgtgaTGTTCCTGGGGACAGCTGGTTTGGCGTTGAAGCCATCCTTCATGTCACCTTTGTGCCACTGCCGCAGTGCTGCCCATCTCCCTCTCTGGGCTGGTTCTCTTTCAACAAGTTCAGAGCTGTTGGTGTGCTCCAGGGCCAGCACTGCTCCAGGCCTGGGGCTAGGGACCCCTGAGCAAACCTGCTTTGCATTTGGACCCACCCAGCTGCCATGGGAgtggggaaaaacccaaacctgcTTCAGGTGCGACTGTGGCCTCTTTTCTTTTCCTCACCTTTGCTGGGGGGACTCTTTTTTGCTTAACCAGAGCTGTAATAAAGTGTGTGCACCCAGCCTTTCCCCCACATGCTGCTCTGCATCCCTTCACCCAGCAAATCACCCCTgaatggccatggccagcccagtGAGGATGGGGTGGCCCTGAGCTCAGgagtgggctgggctgggggtgccccTCTGTTCCACCCACTGGGTGTCCCAGAGCCCCTCTCATCcttcccagagccaggctggattCCTGCTGAGCTGGGACACCCatcctggcactgggagcactcagGAGGTGCCAGCCCCATCAagaagagctggggaggggtCACAGCCTGAACTTTTGCAGGGTCCAGACCTGCAGGGGAACCTCTgcatccctcccttccctccctgttCACTGAACACTCCCTGCTCAATGCAGCTGGCTCTGCCAGGAAGGACCATTTCTCCCCTGTGAGAAAAGGGACAATTTGATTTGCTTCCATCACTGAGCTGTGAGCAACAACTCTAATTCAGCCAGAGAAGGGCAAGATAAGGCAAGATCAAATGTGTTTGGGCAGCTGGTCCCTGCTTGGGACTCGGCTGAGGGTGGGAGGGGATGGTGCCTAATGGGAGTTGTGCTGGTACATTGAATTTAGGCAGATTGCATTAGGATAAGCCCCCCCAAGCACCATGAGCACCACCACCCTCCCTGGATGCTcatctcccagcacagcacaaaccCTGAGGGCTTTTCCTTTATTGAGGAAGCAGAGGCTTTGGAGTTCCCTGGTGCTGAGGGCCCTGGGGAGGCTGTGCTGCCCTTGGCAAGGCTGGTGCCTCGCTGGAGCCAGCATGGAGTGACCCCTCTGCACCCCTGCCGGGACCTCCTGGCCCCACAACCCACCTCTCCCAACCACGAGGGTGTGCTGGGGCTGcattccctgccagcccagctctggcagggagaaaGGCTCTGCCTGAGGCTGTTTGTCACCACGGACGGGCCCGTGTGGGGTGTCCCGTGTCATCTGCCCTGTGCAGCCTTGCTGGGGAGGGCAGATTGGTGGCGCTGGTCTGGAGAAAGCACTGGAGAATCCCACCAGGAAGCTTTGATGCCCGCCAGGTGGTGATGAGCTCCATGTGAAGATGCTGGAAGctggcacccagccctgcccttttgggtggtgctggtgctccctgccatgggctgccTGTGGGTGAGCCTGAAGCTGCACCCAGCTCTCActacagggctgtgctggtgtgtcagaacccaggaaattcctctggctgccctgcagtaCTCGagaccctgcccagggggctcagagaccttgacaCAGGgccccagacccctgtgcctttgatttagcccttggaaaaaacaattacccaccttatatgaagaattacgagccacgaaagtttaagtagaatgatagtgaatttatcacagggtgaaaaatagatttttttggggtttttagaacgggagttcaggaggcaagatggaggaatctgggcatgtccagcctttctccttcttcttcttggcatccttcttctgctgtgatggtgtgggaacccagggcacccctctggctgtccaggatggccaggaccctgccagggggctcagagaccctggcacagagcccaaaacacctgtgggtttgattatgacccatggagcaaattaccaaccttagatgaagatcagcaagccacaacagtttaggtagaataataatGAAGTTAccatggggtggaaaagtagattttagggttttggtatgggggttcagcaggcaagatggagggaactgggtgtgtccagcctttctccttcttcttcttggcctccatcttctgctgtgatggtggcactggcagattggtttagagtagaagctcactgtctaacataggtgataggcgttggaaagtaattgtagatattgtacaggtagttttgagtataaaaagataacactgttctggggcaggcagagtgcctggaactgtcctgctggatggacctcagcagggcaggagaaagaattttatagataagatacaataaacaaccttgagagcgagaaatgaagagctgtgACTCCTTTGAGTGctgagctgggaaaagagactttcttgtcacagacatgttttatgaaaaatcctttccttaggatttttcctcctgagaagctgggaggcttgagaaacaaaatgtaaacaatggttatctgctgctgtggaatgcaacaggtgcatctgtgattggtctcatgtggttgtttctaattaatggccaatcacagtcagctggcttgggcagagagtctgagacagagtctttgttatcattcttttctattctattcttagcttagccagccttctgatgaaatcctttcttctatccttttagtatagttttaatataatatatatcataaaataataaatcaagccttctgaaacatggagtcagatcctcatctcttccctcatcctcagacccctgtgaacacagtcacacttTCTAACATattttggggtcactctgagcagctagagaccccgaggcTGGTGCTCTCTGCCATGGGCTCCATGTGAAGATGCTGGAGGCTGGCACCCAGCCCTCACTACAGGACAGTGCGggtgctccctgccatgggctccCGGTGGATAAGCCTGAAGCTggcacccagctctgccctttgGGGTGATGCTGGTGCTCTCTGCCATGGGCTCCATGTGAAGATGCTGGAGCTGGCACCCACCCCTCACTACAGGGCGGTGCTGGCGCTCTCTGCCCATTCCTGTGTGCCTGGCAGTGCCCGCGGGAGTGCTCCCGGTTGTGTCGCACGTAGCCCGTGACACAGGCGGCGAGCATGGCGAACCAGGCGAGCAGCACGGGCACATCCGTGCTCCTGCGTGGCACGCTGCAGAGCTTGGCcccgctgcccagccctgcagcagcggCTTGCCCACGAGCTCGTGTGGCGGGGCCGTGTGGCAGGCGATGTCCCGCACGGAGTCGGGGTggcccccagcagctcctgcagggcgcACCCGCAGTGCCAGGGGTTGTTGGCCAGCCGCAGCTCGGCCCTGAGAGCCGGCAGTGCCTCCTTGGGAACGCTGCGGATGCGGTTCCCGGACAGGTCGAGGCTCCTCAGCCCAGCTGCCACCCCTCTGAAGGCCGCCCTGAAGGTCGATGTGCTCGATGGCGTTCCGGGACGGGTCGATCTCCTGTAGGCGGGACAGGTGCCTGAAGGCGttgctggggatgctggggatgcTGTTGGCATCCAGCTTGAGGAGCACCGCGTCCCTGGGGATGTCCTTGGGGATCTCCTgcaggtgctgggagctgcagagcaCAGCCTTGGCCCCGGCCCGCTctgagcactggcagctgggcgggcaggagctgccccagggatgcagagcaggaggcagaaGAAAGCCTGGGCCAtgctggtggtgctggtgaggGTCATCCTGCAGGCAGGCAGCTGGGCACGGCCCCTGGCAGCTCCCCGGgcatggcagcagctcctgggcaccaGGAGAGTCCCTGGGCATCCCTGCAAAGGCTCTGCCATGGCTGGAGGGAAGCTGTGGGTGGAGGGgatggggtgtcacagacatgttttatggaaaatcctttccttaaggttttcctcctgagaagctgagagacctcaggaacaaaatgtaaacattggttatctgctgctgtggaatgcaacaagtagatctttgattagcccatgttggttgtttctaattaatggccaatcactgccaagctgtccagactgtcttggtcagtcacaagTCTTTGttataatttccttttttcctattcttagccagccttctgatgaaatcttttcttctattcttttagtatagttttaatataatatatgtcataaaataataaatcaagccttctgaaacatggagtcagcatTATTGCCTGGAACAGAGGGCATGGCTCCTGTGTGGTGTGCCTGGCAAAAGGGTGAGAGGCTGGGCTCATGAGACTGGAGTGACACTGGCTGTCTTTCCCAGGACAGCTTAATTGGGATTAATTAGAAATAGAAACCCCAGCTGCCCTACCCCTGTCTCTGCAGGGACCACCGCAGTGGACAAAGGGAGCTCAGGATGGGGAGTGGAGATGGGCTGGGAGCCTCTGCCCCATCCTGCTGCCCGTTTCCAGGGGGGATGCATTAATTtgctgctggagagcagcagcagcaaatcccTGTCTCACCAACC from Melospiza melodia melodia isolate bMelMel2 chromosome 12, bMelMel2.pri, whole genome shotgun sequence includes:
- the LOC134423883 gene encoding LOW QUALITY PROTEIN: leucine-rich repeat-containing protein 3-like (The sequence of the model RefSeq protein was modified relative to this genomic sequence to represent the inferred CDS: inserted 3 bases in 3 codons; deleted 1 base in 1 codon), with the translated sequence MAEPLQGCPGTLLVPRSCCHARGAARGRAQLPACRMTLTSTTSMAQAFFCLLLCXPWGSSCPPSCQCSERAGAKAVLCSSQHLQEIPKDIPRDAVLLKLDANSIPSIPSNAFRHLSRLQEIDPSRNAIEHIDLRAAFRGVAAGLRSLDLSGNRIRSVPKEALPALRAELRLANNPWHCGCALQELLGXHPDSVRDIACHTAPPHELVGKPLLQXLGSGAKLCSVPRRSTDVPVLLAWFAMLAACVTGYVRHNREHSRGHCQDMVVAELSQEKQPLDKAAESLELPPPLPPFPQQPLPG